A region from the Dendropsophus ebraccatus isolate aDenEbr1 chromosome 1, aDenEbr1.pat, whole genome shotgun sequence genome encodes:
- the ECSIT gene encoding evolutionarily conserved signaling intermediate in Toll pathway, mitochondrial produces the protein MRSLRLLVAAQKLCAGLRQMPAVVEPHGPRLLRTIHSSSSPGPPVSTPPPKTVAPFEEAYARDQRDKASFVQVLDLFCGRDVRRRGHIELIEAALRWMPQFGVEKDLEVYNKLLDVFPKEVFIPRNFIQTMFLHYPRQQECAIRVLDQMEYYGVTPNKHTLFLLAQTFGKYSHPVKKYQRMLYWFPRFKHANPYPVPVHLEADPVALSKVCLARIAADRDAQVTVYQLPSSEVCEDGTVQEHPHLVGIQSPDQIELLADHDPKYPVIVEGPFPLWLKNICVQYYVLRAEPATKKKDVLDPERSFYYPIQLDLDLERDLGDDLSFDVDDVEEGPVYAMCMAGSGDERMLGKWIQCLQETNPLLSQLPVLFRLTSGLQEVSLPVQEEDESVKEKVRRSSTKEEEETRQHRRMEL, from the exons ATGAGGAGCCTGCGCTTGTTGGTTGCAGCCCAGAAGCTATGTGCCGGGCTCAGACAGATGCCAGCGGTGGTGGAGCCTCATGGGCCGAGG TTACTCCGCACCATCCACAGCTCGTCTTCACCCGGCCCCCCGGTGTCCACCCCGCCACCAAAGACCGTGGCTCCATTTgaagaggcgtacgccagggaccAGCGGGATAAAGCCTCGTTCGTCCAGGTGCTGGACTTGTTCTGCGGCCGCGatgtgaggaggaggggacacATTGAGCTGATCGAGGCAGCGCTCAGGTGGATGCCTCAGTTTGGAGTGGAGAAAGACCTCGAGGTTTACAACAAACTGCTGGATGTGTTCCCCAAGGAGGTCTTCATCCCGAGAAACTTCATCCAGACCATGTTCCTCCATTACCCCCGACAGCAGGAGTGCGCTATAAGAGTCCTGGATCAAATGGAGTACTATG gTGTCACCCCTAACAAGCACACCTTGTTCCTACTGGCACAGACATTCGGGAAGTACAGTCACCCTGTGAAGAAGTATCAGCGGATGCTGTATTGGTTCCCCCGGTTTAAGCATGCCAACCCCTACCCTGTGCCAGTCCACCTAGAAGCTGATCCTGTTGCCCTGTCGAAAGTTTGCCTGGCACGGATAGCTGCAGACAGAGATGCCCAAGTGACAGTGTACCAG CTGCCGTCATCAGAAGTGTGTGAGGATGGGACGGTCCAGGAGCACCCGCATCTTGTAG GTATCCAGTCTCCGGATCAGATCGAACTCCTGGCTGACCATGATCCCAAATACCCTGTAATAGTTGAAGGTCCGTTCCCGCTCTGGCTTAAGAATATCTGTGTCCAGTACTACGTCCTCCGGGCAGAGCCAGCTACCAAGAAGAAG GATGTATTAGACCCCGAGAGGTCCTTCTATTATCCCATACAACTGGACCTGGATCTGGAACGAGACCTCGGTGATGACTTAAGCTTCGATGTGGATGACG TGGAGGAAGGTCCGGTCTATGCCATGTGCATGGCGGGTTCTGGAGATGAGAGAATGTTGGGGAAATGGATTCAGTGTCTTCAAGAGACCAACCCCTTGCTTAGTCAGCTGCCGGTCCTTTTCCGACTGACCTCAGGCCTGCAGGAAGTCAGCCTCCCTGTGCAAGAAGAGGATGAATCGGTAAAGGAGAAGGTGAGACGGTCATCAacaaaggaggaagaggagaccagACAGCATCGGAGGATGGAGCTGTAG